AAAGGGGTATTCGTAAGTAGCAAGGATAATATCCCTGTTGGCACTAAATGTAACATAAAAGTAATTCTTACAGGGATGTCTCCTGAAGTTGTGCTTGAAATGCAGGGAAGAGTAGTGAGAGCAGTGAAAGATGGATTTGGGGTTGCTTTTGATTCAATGGATTTAGATAGCTATACTCATCTCAAAAACATTGTTAAATATAACGCCTCTGATCCTGATAATATATATTAATGAGGGGATAAATTAAAAACAATAAAAACTATGCTTTTAATTTTCAGCATAGGAGGTTTAATTGTGGATGCAAAACTTATTAATCCATTTATAAATGCTACAATGAATGTTCTTGAAACAATGGCATTTGTAAAATCAAAATGTGGTAAGCCGTATTTAAAAAAGGATGACACGGCTAAAGGCGATGTTACAGGGGTCATTGGACTAACTGGAGAAACTAATGGCACTATTGCTGTAACATTTGATGAATTAAGTATTTTAAAAATTGTTTCCAACATGTTTGGAGAAGAAATTACACAACTTAATCATGAAGTAGCAGATGCTGTAGGCGAACTTACAAATATGATTTCCGGACAAGCAAGAAGAGAATTAGAAGAATTAGGAAAAGTATTTGAAGCAGCAATTCCATCTGTTATTACTGGAAAAGGTCATACTATAATCCATTATACAGATGGGCCAAAAATAGCTATTCCGTTTACTACAGACGAAGGAGCTTTTACTATTGAAGTCTGTCTTGAAAAATAAATTATTTTATACATCCTTTAACGTTCGGTATTAATTATTAAGGAGGATATATATGGATGTTTCCATGAATGTATTAGTCGTAGATGATTTTGCTACCATGCGACGTATCGTAAAAAATATTTTAAAACAGCTCGGCTTTTCTAATATAGTTGAAGCTGATGATGGCACAACAGCTCTCGAAGCTTTAAAAGTTAATAAGATTGATTTAATAATTTCTGACTGGAATATGCCTAAAATGACTGGACTGGATTTTCTTAAAGCTGTAAGAGCATCTGAGGAGTATAAACATCTGCCTTTTTTGATGGTAACTGCTGAAGCTCAAAAGCAAAATGTTATTGATGCTGTACAGGCTGGTGTTTCTAATTATATTGTAAAACCTTTTACAGCTGAGACCATATCCGAAAAATTAAAAAAAATATTAGGATAATATTTTAGACAATAATAAATGGGGGAACAATAATCTAACGTGATAAGAATACTTATTATTGAGGAAGGCTATGACCATAAATTAATCAATCCGATTCATAAAAAATTGGAAAATAATGGATATTTTGTTGAAAGGATTGATAATTTTTTTAATGGTTATGAAATTCTTAAAGCTAAACAATATGATATCGCTATCTTTGATTATAATGAAAAAGATGCATCTAATATCATTAGTGCCCAGAATGAAATAAAATCTAACACAAAATGCATTATAGTCCCCTCTCAACCTAATATTCATGATTCAGTGTCAGCTATAAAAAAAGGAGCCTTTAATTATTTAGACAACTTATCTATTGATAATGTTATTGAATCTATAAAACAGGCTTTAGCAGGGATAAAAACAGTAGAGTCTCCCAAAAAAATAAAGTTTAAAAATTTTATTGGTAAAAGCACTCAAATAGTTAAAGTCTTTAACATGATAGAAAAAGTTACACGCTCAGATAGCACTGTTCTTATAACAGGAGAGAGCGGAACTGGAAAAGAGCTTATAGCAAGAGCTATCCATAATAATAGCTTGAGATGTAACAACCCCATGGTGATAATCAACTGTGGAGCTATTCCAAGTGAGCTTTTAGAAAGTGAACTATTTGGACATGAAAAAGGCTCCTTTACAGGGGCGCATAAAACAAGAATGGGCAGATTTGAAATTGCAAATGGTGGAACTG
This Desulfobacterales bacterium DNA region includes the following protein-coding sequences:
- a CDS encoding PilZ domain-containing protein — protein: MMDSDKTGDERRLHLRVDFTTRILITIGESQISVEGSSNDLSLKGVFVSSKDNIPVGTKCNIKVILTGMSPEVVLEMQGRVVRAVKDGFGVAFDSMDLDSYTHLKNIVKYNASDPDNIY
- a CDS encoding chemotaxis protein CheX translates to MDAKLINPFINATMNVLETMAFVKSKCGKPYLKKDDTAKGDVTGVIGLTGETNGTIAVTFDELSILKIVSNMFGEEITQLNHEVADAVGELTNMISGQARRELEELGKVFEAAIPSVITGKGHTIIHYTDGPKIAIPFTTDEGAFTIEVCLEK
- a CDS encoding sigma-54-dependent Fis family transcriptional regulator, with translation MIRILIIEEGYDHKLINPIHKKLENNGYFVERIDNFFNGYEILKAKQYDIAIFDYNEKDASNIISAQNEIKSNTKCIIVPSQPNIHDSVSAIKKGAFNYLDNLSIDNVIESIKQALAGIKTVESPKKIKFKNFIGKSTQIVKVFNMIEKVTRSDSTVLITGESGTGKELIARAIHNNSLRCNNPMVIINCGAIPSELLESELFGHEKGSFTGAHKTRMGRFEIANGGTVFLDEIGDMSPNLQVKLLRVLQEQTFERIGGASSIKVDIRVIAATNKDLLNSIEEHKFREDLYYRLNVIPIKVPPLRERKSDIPILIDFFLKNLAERRSQPLKSIDDESMNLLVNYDWPGNVRELENIMERLSVMVEDDIIIKDDVPDNILNYQKAGSAQEIIYNPIKQGISFTDAVEQYQKTLILEALNETNWVKSKAAELLKMNRTTLVEKIKKLKLENPNLNNDE
- a CDS encoding chemotaxis response regulator CheY, yielding MDVSMNVLVVDDFATMRRIVKNILKQLGFSNIVEADDGTTALEALKVNKIDLIISDWNMPKMTGLDFLKAVRASEEYKHLPFLMVTAEAQKQNVIDAVQAGVSNYIVKPFTAETISEKLKKILG